In one Tachysurus vachellii isolate PV-2020 chromosome 24, HZAU_Pvac_v1, whole genome shotgun sequence genomic region, the following are encoded:
- the pmm2 gene encoding phosphomannomutase 2: protein MDSRVDTNTLCLFDVDGTLTAARQRASPHMLEFLSKLRQRVRVGVVGGSDLNKIKEQLGDDVIENVDYVFAENGLVAYRFGQLHSVQSIQAYLGEEILQDFINFCLDYMAKIKLPKKRGTFIEFRNGMLNISPIGRSCSQQERIEFFELDKKEKIRETFVSVLKEKFGGKGLAFSIGGQISFDVFPQGWDKRYCLGIVEKDMYQTIHFFGDKTKPGGNDYEIYTDPRTVGHEVTSPDDTQRVCKELFFS, encoded by the exons ATGGACTCACGTGTGGACACGAACACACTTTGTCTGTTTGATGTAGACGGAACTTTAACTGCAGCTCggcag agaGCCTCTCCACACATGCTGGAGTTCCTGAGTAAACTGAGGCAGCGGGTTCGAGTCGGAGTTGTTGGAGGTTCAGATCTGAATAAGATCAAAGAGCAGCTGGGAGACGATG TAATCGAGAACGTGGACTATGTTTTTGCTGAGAACGGTTTGGTGGCTTACAGATTCGGGCAGCTCCATTCtgtacag AGTATTCAGGCGTACCTTGGAGAGGAGATTTTACAGGATTTCATCAACTTCTGTTTAGATTACATGGCCAAGATCAAACTGCCCAAGAAACG AGGAACGTTTATTGAGTTCAGGAACGGGATGTTGAACATCTCTCCTATCGGCCGGAGCTGCAGTCAGCAGGAGAGAATCGAGTTCTTTGAGCTGGACAAG AAAGAAAAGATCAGAGAGACATTTGTGTCCGTTCTGAAAGAAAAGTTTGGAGGAAAAGGACTGGCTTTCTCCATcg gaggACAGATCAGCTTCGATGTGTTTCCACAAGGTTGGGACAAGCGTTATTGTTTGGGGATCGTAGAGAAGGACATGTACCAGACCATCCATTTCTTCGGTGATAAAACCAAACCG GGAGGAAACGATTACGAGATCTACACAGACCCCCGAACTGTCGGCCACGAGGTCACGTCACCTGACGACACACAGCGAGTCTGTAAGGAGCTCTTCTTCAGCTGA